One segment of Scomber scombrus chromosome 3, fScoSco1.1, whole genome shotgun sequence DNA contains the following:
- the gpr84 gene encoding LOW QUALITY PROTEIN: G-protein coupled receptor 84 (The sequence of the model RefSeq protein was modified relative to this genomic sequence to represent the inferred CDS: inserted 1 base in 1 codon), whose amino-acid sequence MLMNHTNQTEDDLFSCYSPSVVGYRYFAVLWGCAVTITGTVGNLMTILAFALDPRLRTHFNVLIVNLAVADLLYCAVLQPISVDSYLHLRWRSGELWCSTFGLLLFLSNSVSIITLCLVAVSRYLLVAKXVFDRVFSDRGLTLLLISAWALGLTSFGPLWPVFVFVPQVCTCSFHRTRGRPYSTILLFFYFFVGLGFVGAFYLLIYRRVLIASQALLRYRLSRRSSQKKPAFSVQMTNDSGVESSMANTCSCEMSSHEDRAQNKDAITCDKSPQKTQGSTEARYPSATNKPSPDIAPTPPSTTPVPTTAASTSHSATSGDDAEIKHVTRMCFTVFLCFVFCFVPFLLLNIADKHNRAPRVLHMFCANLTWLNSCINPVLYAVMNRQFRQAYHVLLTRAAAPFTCLWTWCSALRS is encoded by the exons ATGCTGATGAACCACACAAACCAAACAGAGGATGACCTTTTCTCCTGCTACAGTCCGTCAGTCGTAGGTTACCGGTACTTTGCTGTGCTGTGGGGATGTGCTGTGACCATCACTGGTACGGTGGGAAACCTGATGACCATTCTAGCCTTCGCCTTAGACCCACGTCTGAGGACTCACTTCAACGTGCTCATCGTCAACCTGGCTGTAGCTGACCTCCTATACTGCGCCGTACTGCAGCCCATCTCAGTTGATTCCTATCTACACCTCAGATGGCGCAGCGGGGAGCTCTGGTGCAGCACCTTTGGcttgctcctcttcctctccaacTCTGTCTCCATTATCACACTCTGCCTTGTAGCGGTGAGCCGATATCTCTTGGTTGCAA ACGTGTTTGACCGTGTCTTCTCTGACCGTGGTCTtactctcctcctcatctcagCATGGGCGCTGGGCCTGACCAGCTTTGGCCCATTGTGgcctgtttttgtatttgtaccGCAGGTGTGCACATGCAGCTTCCACCGGACCAGGGGTCGCCCCTATTCCACCATCTTgctcttcttctacttctttgtAGGCCTTGGCTTCGTTGGTGCATTCTATCTCCTCATCTACAGACGTGTCCTCATTGCCTCACAGGCTCTACTCCGCTACAGGCTCAGCCGACGATCATCCCAGAAGAAACCAGCTTTTTCTGTACAAATGACCAATGACAGTGGTGTAGAGAGTAGCATGGCCAACACGTGTAGCTGTGAGATGAGCAGCCATGAGGATCGAGCCCAAAATAAGGATGCGATCACCTGTGATAAATCTCCCCAAAAAACCCAGGGTTCTACCGAGGCCAGATATCCATCTGCAACCAACAAGCCTTCCCCTGATATTGCCCCTACACCACCTTCAACCACACCTGTTCCCACCACTGCAGCGTCTACATCCCACTCAGCAACCTCAGGAGATGATGCTGAAATTAAGCATGTGACGCGcatgtgttttactgttttcctgtgttttgtGTTCTGCTTTGTCCCCTTCCTGTTGCTCAACATAGCCGATAAACATAATCGCGCCCCACGGGTACTGCACATGTTCTGTGCAAACCTTACCTGGCTCAACAGCTGTATCAATCCCGTGCTCTATGCTGTCATGAATCGACAGTTTAGACAGGCCTACCATGTGCTGCTCACCAGGGCTGCTGCACCCTTCACCTGCCTCTGGACCTGGTGTTCAGCTCTGAGGTCCTAG